The following proteins come from a genomic window of Candidatus Zixiibacteriota bacterium:
- a CDS encoding sodium:alanine symporter family protein: MDSILNIINSIRDAIWGLPLIFLLVGTGIFVTIRNHLVQIRGFKHSFELISGRYDKPHHKGEITHFQALSAALSATIGTGNITGVATAIAVGGPGALFWMWITAIFGMAVKFTSCTLAVMYRRIDPDGYVRGGPMYFIELGMSKKFRFLAYMFAICTAIASMGTGNMVQANSVADGIVALFDKSGTPAGLMMRLGIGLVIGVLVGLVIIGGIKRIGKVASRIVPFMVVIYVGSALIVLVFAYRMIIPAFEIILSHAFTPTSATGGFAGATIWLTLQQGVRRGVFSNESGLGSAPMAHAAAKVNEPVREGLVAMIGPFVDTLVICTITGLVIMVSGQWDNGLNGTPLTASAFEAILPTWGSSMVSLGLVLFAFSTIISWSYYGEKGIEYIFGRKAVLPYKWIFLIFIPVGAALRLDIVWGFADIANGLMALPNLIALLALSGVVAAACRKYFHELGQGMHRD; the protein is encoded by the coding sequence ATGGATTCAATTTTAAATATCATTAATTCAATCAGAGACGCCATTTGGGGATTACCGCTAATATTTCTTCTGGTCGGAACAGGCATATTCGTTACGATCCGAAATCACCTGGTCCAGATTCGGGGATTCAAACACAGTTTTGAACTAATATCGGGCCGCTACGACAAACCTCATCATAAGGGAGAAATCACCCATTTCCAGGCTCTATCGGCGGCTCTTTCGGCCACGATTGGAACCGGAAATATAACCGGGGTAGCGACGGCGATAGCGGTCGGCGGACCGGGGGCTTTGTTCTGGATGTGGATCACGGCCATTTTCGGGATGGCGGTCAAATTCACTTCGTGCACGCTGGCGGTGATGTACCGCCGGATTGATCCGGATGGTTATGTCCGGGGCGGGCCGATGTATTTCATCGAACTGGGGATGTCGAAGAAATTCCGGTTTCTGGCCTATATGTTCGCCATCTGCACGGCTATTGCGTCCATGGGAACGGGCAATATGGTTCAGGCCAATTCGGTGGCCGACGGGATTGTGGCCTTGTTCGATAAATCCGGAACACCGGCCGGTTTAATGATGAGGCTCGGGATCGGTCTGGTTATCGGAGTACTGGTGGGTCTGGTGATTATCGGCGGTATCAAGCGTATCGGGAAGGTGGCTTCACGAATCGTTCCTTTTATGGTGGTGATATATGTCGGATCGGCGCTGATTGTTCTGGTGTTCGCCTATCGGATGATTATTCCGGCTTTTGAGATAATTCTGTCTCATGCTTTCACGCCCACCTCGGCCACGGGAGGCTTTGCCGGGGCGACTATCTGGCTGACCCTGCAACAGGGTGTCCGTCGGGGGGTGTTTTCAAACGAATCCGGTCTGGGATCGGCTCCGATGGCTCATGCCGCCGCCAAAGTCAATGAACCGGTGCGGGAGGGCCTGGTGGCGATGATCGGGCCCTTTGTCGACACACTCGTGATTTGTACCATCACCGGGCTGGTGATAATGGTTTCAGGGCAATGGGACAACGGACTCAACGGGACGCCGCTGACAGCCAGCGCCTTTGAAGCGATTTTACCGACCTGGGGCAGTTCCATGGTTTCGCTGGGGTTGGTGCTTTTTGCCTTTTCAACCATAATCAGCTGGTCATACTATGGCGAAAAGGGGATCGAATATATTTTCGGGCGTAAGGCGGTTTTACCGTATAAATGGATTTTCCTTATTTTTATTCCGGTCGGCGCCGCTCTCAGGCTGGATATTGTCTGGGGTTTTGCCGATATCGCCAACGGTTTGATGGCCCTTCCCAACCTGATTGCCCTGCTGGCCCTTTCGGGAGTGGTGGCGGCGGCCTGCCGCAAGTATTTCCATGAATTGGGTCAGGGGATGCATCGCGATTAA
- a CDS encoding protein-L-isoaspartate(D-aspartate) O-methyltransferase → MSTFFSCSGKSESGDTADRYEQMRSRMIEAQIIRRGIKDEKVLEAMRRVPRHLFVPAEYRDDAYNDGPLPIEHGQTISQPYIVAIMTELLQLDSVSKILEIGTGSGYQAAVLAEISDSVYSIDIIPELARKADSLLDSLGYTSIQVRAGDGYLGWPEAAPFDAIIVTAAAPQIPQPLLDQLKPTGRMVIPVGDYSQELLLITRDRDNIIKKSVIPVRFVPMTGEVQKQ, encoded by the coding sequence ATGAGTACTTTTTTTTCCTGTTCCGGGAAATCCGAATCCGGCGATACTGCCGACAGATATGAACAAATGCGGTCAAGAATGATCGAGGCTCAAATCATCCGGCGCGGAATCAAGGATGAAAAAGTCCTGGAAGCCATGCGTCGAGTCCCGCGGCACCTGTTTGTACCGGCGGAATACCGCGATGATGCCTATAACGACGGCCCGCTTCCGATCGAACACGGCCAGACCATATCCCAGCCCTATATCGTAGCCATCATGACGGAATTGCTTCAACTAGATTCGGTTTCGAAAATCCTGGAAATAGGTACCGGCTCTGGTTACCAGGCGGCCGTCCTGGCCGAGATTTCCGATTCGGTTTACAGCATAGATATCATTCCGGAATTGGCCCGAAAGGCCGATTCCCTTCTCGATTCGCTGGGTTATACCTCGATCCAGGTTCGCGCCGGCGATGGTTACCTCGGCTGGCCGGAAGCGGCTCCGTTCGATGCCATCATTGTCACCGCCGCCGCACCACAAATACCTCAGCCTCTGCTCGATCAACTCAAACCAACCGGACGGATGGTTATTCCGGTCGGCGATTACTCCCAGGAATTGCTGCTGATTACCCGTGATCGGGATAATATCATTAAAAAATCGGTTATCCCCGTCAGGTT